AACATCCTTCAATCTTTCCCCCGCAGTGGCTGCAATGACCTTTTTTGTCATATAGTCTTCAACTTTCTCTTCTTCACTTATTTTATCCTTTAATGCCCTAATTACATCCCTCTCAGTAATAAGTGAGATAAGTTGGTTATTGTTATTTATTATTGGTACTCCACCAACATTCTTCTCCAAAAATGTTTCTATGGCATCATCAATATCGGCATTCTCCTTAATGGTTACAACATTCTCTTCCATAATTTCTCTCACAGGTTCGTTAATGGCAGCAATAAAGTTTCTGTTATGCTTTTCCCTTATTAAATTGTATTTACTACCTCCCCCCATGAAATCCACAATATCTATACTCGTAACAATCCCTTCAACCCTATTTGTCCCAGCATCGACAATTGGAATTCTTCTAAAGCCCTCCTCGTTCATAGTTACCAGAGTTTTTCTTATTGTCGTTGTTGGATATACAGTTATAATTTCTTTTTTATTGATTATTTTATTTATTTTCAAAATATCCCTCCAGTTGCAAAATAATATAACTTAACTACATAATATTATAAGGAATTTCAATAAATTTATAATTTTCCATTTAAGAATTGTTTAATATTATTATTTAAATATACGAATATTTATTTTGAATTTTGTAAATGGTCGTTTGCGTTATAAATGATTGTATTCTTATGAATTAAAAGCATAAATTATGCTTTATTTGAAATTTTAACTTCAATTTATTGCCATTTAGGAAATTTTATATCCATATAACAACAAATTCTGCAAACGACCATAAACTCAAAAAAATAAAGATTTATGCAATTAACTTTATCTCGTTCAACAACTCATCCAAAACTTTTATGTATTCAATCCCTCCCTTCTCTATTTTGTCCATGATTTCTTCCAACTCCTTTGTCCTCTCTTCACAAATTAGGTTGTAGTAGTTATTTTTTAGGTAATTATAGACCTCAATACCCAATTTTGTTGGAATTATTTTCCCCTTATCCTTGCTTTTTAAAACATACTTCCTATCAAATAGTTTTTTGACGATTTGGGCATAGGTTGAAGGTCTTCCAATACTCCTCTCTTTCATCAATTTAATAACCTCTCCTTCATCATACAAAGATACTTTTGGAACCTTTCTGATGGATTTTTCAATGATTTTTAAGGTATTCTTTTCTATTTTTGGTAATTTTCTAAGTTTTAAGTTGTAGATTTTTGTCCATCCATCGTATATTATACTTATATATCCCTCAACCTTTGCATCCAAATCCTTTATATTTATCTCTTCATACTCAACTTTGCATTCCTTCATTTGAGATGCAATAAATCTCCTAAATATCAAATCATAAATTTTTATGTGGTTTTTTGTTAGGTAGATGCTGTTATTTTTTATAAATTCAATCAATTCAGATGTATCCATTGGTTTTGTTGGTCTTATACACTCGTGTGCCCCTTCCATGTAGTATTCTCTATTTTTTAGGTAATCCTTCATATTGTTGAGTTCTAAATACTCCCTCGCTATTCTCATCCCATCCAAAGAAACCCTTGTTGATGATGTTCTGTGATATGTGCAGTTGTGTGAGATAACTCCATTGGATATAAAATTTTGGTTATTTTTAATGCTTAAATCATAGACATACCCATTATAAGGAATATCTTCCACTTTTTTAACTCTAACAAATGATATATCCCCATAGACAATCTTTTCTAAAAATTTCTTATATTCTGAATTATTTGCATATCTTAGCACTGTCTTTAATTTTTCTCTTGGGATATTATTTGTTTTCTCTTTATACCAATTTTCAATGTGTATTTTGGTATCTTTTAGGATTTTTTTTCTTCCTTTTTCAAATGTTAATTTCCCAAATATTTCTTTTACTGGCAATAAATCACATTCAAATCTTTCTCCATGTTCCTTCCTATATATTCTATAACAATTCACGAAAGTCTCTTTTCTAATCCCCAAATATCCTGCAATTTTCTCCTTAAAGGTCTCTAATGACTTATTGCTTATTATTAAGGAATAAATTTCTTTATTTTTGTGTATAGTATTTAAGATACCAATTGAGTTTAGGTAAATCCCTATCTTCTCTAAAACATCTTTTCTTTTTGATGTTAAAATCATTCTTAAGTTATGTTTTTTTGCCTTTTTATCATAAAGTAGGGAGAAGCATCCATCTGTATCGAAATATCCGGCAATTAATGCATTTATACAACTCTCTGGAAGAGAGAAAATAATTCCATTTAGTTTTCCATTCCTCATACCTAATTTTTTCAAAATTTCAGCAATAATTGGATTTGAAATAATTACTTGGCTACCAGAAATCCAATTATGTAAGAATGGGAATGTATCATCTAATATTCTTTTAACATCCTTTAATGGTGTTTGTGCAATCTTAATTTTGCTATCCTGAATACTTCCATCTCCTAACACCAAACCAGCAAAATACCAAAACTTTTCATCTAACTTAAATAATGGAATTTTCTTAGTTCCTGCAACACTTTTATATATGTATTTTGCCTCTTTCTCAACATCATCCAAATCAAAATCCCATTCAATTAAATATTTTAATGGAACTCTTCTGTTTCTCAAATATTTATATTTTGTGCTTGTTTTAATATCATTTCGGATAAATTCTGCTATTTTTTCAAATATGGTAGAGTTTTCATCAAACTCTATTAACACATCTGTAATACCCAAATATTTCAGAAGATTTAATAGGGAAATTGGCTTCCTTTCAACTTTATAGTTAAATGGCATTGCAATGTAATCATTTTCTTTAATATCTTTTGCAGGAATCCACCTTAGTTGAGAGTCTCTTAGAACTAATAAGCAATGGTCTGGAGTTGCTTTTAACTCATAATTATTTGATAAGGTAATTTTTCTTAGATTTCCAATGTATTTCAATTTCCAGAATTTAATGGCTGTATCTCTTTT
Above is a genomic segment from Methanotorris formicicus Mc-S-70 containing:
- a CDS encoding CBS domain-containing protein — its product is MKINKIINKKEIITVYPTTTIRKTLVTMNEEGFRRIPIVDAGTNRVEGIVTSIDIVDFMGGGSKYNLIREKHNRNFIAAINEPVREIMEENVVTIKENADIDDAIETFLEKNVGGVPIINNNNQLISLITERDVIRALKDKISEEEKVEDYMTKKVIAATAGERLKDVARTMLRNGFRRLSVVSEGKLVGIITSTDFIKLLGSDWAFNHMQTGNVREITNVRMQDIMIKDVITVREENSLKDVAEIMTTKNIGALPVVEDGELVGIITEKDIIRYFSN